From a single Methylacidiphilum kamchatkense Kam1 genomic region:
- a CDS encoding HAMP domain-containing sensor histidine kinase, translating into MKNLPLGWKIALWTAFLVGASLLSSGIVAGLALYRELIESTDQELKTDSIELVSLLTEKPVSFFSSKDSFSLNINPFEESSILELSYSDPALVYKSPVLAGKNLFEDHAINSFFYAQLGDGLYRVFFTEKNGYKLALGKKMLSIYEILTEASYAYLLSAPFALILSTFGGWWISRKALLPIRQMTSTLEQIRASALHQRLSIPALDPDLKRLVTILNEMLGRLEEAFQREIRLTADASHELKTPLTILKNELESALQRTDIDNQTEKTFLNLYEQVQSLSSITQTLLFLSNLDRDNSFIKPTRIDIAQILNEILEDTAILAASKGITIEKQLPQSIPMIADEDLIRRLLWNIFDNAIQYNISGGYIGVSLQLKSTDRCLLQISNSGPVVPEEERKKIFERFYRGKNATERGISGHGLGLNLCREIVLAHKGEITYLIDEKGHNQFSLLLPTGCGNESEKKN; encoded by the coding sequence ATGAAAAACCTTCCTCTAGGCTGGAAGATAGCCCTTTGGACCGCTTTTTTAGTTGGAGCCTCTCTTCTTTCATCTGGAATTGTCGCTGGCTTGGCCCTCTATAGAGAGTTGATTGAAAGTACAGACCAAGAGCTAAAAACCGATTCGATTGAATTGGTTAGTCTTTTAACTGAAAAGCCTGTCTCCTTCTTTTCTTCCAAAGACTCTTTTTCTTTGAATATTAATCCCTTCGAAGAAAGCTCAATTCTCGAACTGTCTTATTCTGATCCAGCATTGGTCTACAAATCACCAGTCTTAGCTGGTAAAAACCTCTTTGAAGACCACGCAATCAACAGTTTTTTTTATGCACAACTTGGAGATGGCCTCTATCGCGTATTTTTTACTGAAAAGAACGGTTATAAGCTTGCTCTTGGGAAAAAGATGCTTTCGATCTATGAAATCCTCACTGAAGCTTCCTACGCCTATCTCCTATCTGCCCCCTTCGCTTTGATTCTTTCCACCTTTGGAGGATGGTGGATCTCTAGAAAGGCTTTGCTACCTATCCGTCAAATGACCTCTACCCTCGAACAGATCAGAGCTTCGGCTTTGCATCAAAGACTTTCCATTCCAGCCCTAGATCCGGATCTTAAAAGGCTTGTTACGATCCTCAATGAAATGCTTGGAAGACTGGAAGAGGCTTTTCAAAGAGAAATTAGGCTGACCGCTGATGCCTCCCACGAATTAAAAACACCCCTAACCATTTTAAAAAACGAGTTGGAATCAGCACTCCAAAGAACGGATATAGATAATCAAACTGAAAAAACGTTTCTGAACTTATACGAACAGGTCCAGTCTTTAAGCTCCATTACGCAAACACTTCTTTTTTTATCTAACTTGGATAGAGACAATTCTTTTATAAAACCGACTCGTATCGACATAGCCCAAATCCTCAATGAAATTTTAGAAGACACCGCGATTCTTGCTGCCTCCAAAGGAATCACTATTGAAAAGCAACTCCCTCAGTCAATTCCCATGATTGCCGACGAAGACCTCATACGCCGACTCTTATGGAACATCTTTGACAATGCCATTCAGTACAATATTTCAGGGGGATACATAGGGGTGAGCTTGCAACTTAAAAGTACTGACCGATGCCTTCTTCAGATAAGTAACAGTGGGCCTGTAGTGCCTGAAGAAGAAAGAAAAAAAATTTTCGAACGGTTTTACAGAGGAAAAAACGCTACTGAACGTGGAATTTCTGGACATGGACTAGGTCTTAATTTGTGTAGGGAAATTGTTCTCGCCCATAAAGGAGAGATTACCTACTTGATTGATGAAAAAGGACACAACCAGTTTTCCCTTCTTCTTCCAACAGGTTGTGGCAATGAATCAGAGAAAAAAAACTAG
- a CDS encoding response regulator transcription factor, with protein sequence MRILVVEDEGKICRFIAKGLEAEGFVVDTCNRGDEALVQLLTTPYDAAILDIMLPGPDGISVLKAVREKGVHLPILLLSARSQTRDKIEGLNSGADDYLPKPFSMDELVARLRALIRRTAGVGLSVYKVGNLTLNLVTREVFRGQKKIDLTAKEFSLLELLMRTPGRVFTRTQICEHVWNYHFDPGTNLVDVYIQKLRKKIDELEDQKLIQTVRGVGYKIEAV encoded by the coding sequence ATGCGTATTCTTGTCGTCGAAGATGAAGGAAAAATTTGCCGATTCATTGCCAAGGGATTGGAAGCAGAGGGTTTTGTTGTTGATACTTGCAACCGAGGGGACGAGGCCCTAGTTCAATTGCTCACGACCCCTTATGATGCAGCGATCTTAGACATTATGCTTCCAGGACCAGATGGGATCAGTGTCCTTAAGGCTGTTAGGGAAAAAGGGGTTCATCTTCCTATTCTTTTATTGAGTGCAAGAAGCCAAACAAGAGACAAAATAGAAGGGTTGAACAGTGGTGCTGACGACTATCTTCCAAAACCTTTTTCTATGGATGAGCTAGTAGCTCGTTTAAGGGCGTTAATCCGAAGAACGGCAGGTGTCGGTCTCTCTGTTTATAAAGTAGGGAATTTGACGCTGAATTTGGTAACAAGAGAGGTGTTCCGCGGCCAAAAGAAAATCGATTTAACGGCAAAGGAATTTTCTCTTCTTGAGCTACTAATGAGAACGCCAGGAAGAGTTTTCACGAGGACTCAAATTTGTGAACATGTTTGGAATTATCATTTTGATCCTGGAACAAACCTTGTGGATGTCTATATCCAAAAGCTGCGCAAAAAGATTGACGAACTTGAAGACCAAAAATTGATACAAACCGTTCGGGGTGTTGGATACAAAATAGAAGCCGTCTAA
- a CDS encoding pyridoxal-phosphate-dependent aminotransferase family protein: MSNHIKLFIPGPTEVSKKTFEAFASPMIGHRSKDFQALYREVQTGLQKLFYTQRPVFFSTSSAWGVMEAAIRNLVQKKVLCCMNGAFSDKWFDVAIRCGKEADKLQYPWGKPIDPNDLKNRLNSNAYDAVTFIHNETSTGMMNPLFEIAAVMKEFPDVSFIVDCVSSFSVLKIPFDDLGIDVMLTGTQKALALPPGGALFVVSQRAMAKAEKTPARGYYFDFLEFQKNHENSMTPSTPSISLFYALKSKIAEIFEEGLENRYQRHLTMALMTRQWAKERGFELFPQTGYESISLSCIKNNLGIDIPQWIQLLKNRFSMVIDGGYGKIKGQTFRIAHMGDETPKTIGNLLDNLDECLQELKKA; encoded by the coding sequence ATGTCGAACCACATAAAACTTTTTATACCTGGTCCTACTGAAGTATCTAAAAAGACTTTCGAAGCTTTTGCAAGTCCAATGATCGGACACAGAAGCAAGGATTTCCAAGCTCTTTACCGTGAAGTCCAGACTGGACTTCAGAAACTATTCTATACGCAAAGACCTGTGTTTTTCAGTACAAGTTCAGCTTGGGGAGTCATGGAAGCTGCCATACGGAATCTTGTACAGAAAAAAGTGCTTTGCTGTATGAATGGAGCTTTCTCTGATAAATGGTTTGATGTAGCAATCCGCTGCGGTAAAGAAGCTGATAAACTCCAATATCCATGGGGAAAGCCAATTGATCCTAATGATTTAAAAAACCGTTTAAATTCGAACGCATATGATGCAGTAACTTTCATTCATAATGAAACTTCCACAGGAATGATGAATCCTCTTTTTGAAATTGCTGCCGTCATGAAAGAGTTCCCAGACGTTTCTTTCATCGTAGACTGTGTCTCTTCCTTCAGTGTTCTTAAAATTCCTTTTGATGATCTTGGAATAGATGTCATGCTAACGGGAACTCAAAAAGCATTGGCTTTGCCTCCCGGCGGTGCTCTCTTTGTCGTATCGCAAAGAGCAATGGCTAAAGCAGAAAAAACACCAGCAAGAGGATATTACTTTGATTTCCTTGAGTTTCAGAAGAATCATGAAAATTCTATGACTCCCAGCACCCCTTCGATCAGTCTCTTTTATGCATTGAAAAGTAAAATAGCAGAAATCTTCGAAGAAGGACTTGAAAACAGATATCAAAGACACCTCACCATGGCTTTAATGACAAGACAATGGGCCAAGGAAAGAGGCTTTGAGCTTTTCCCACAAACTGGATATGAATCGATCTCTTTGAGTTGTATCAAAAACAATCTAGGGATTGATATTCCTCAATGGATTCAACTTCTTAAAAATCGTTTTAGCATGGTAATTGATGGAGGCTATGGGAAAATAAAAGGACAGACATTTAGGATTGCTCATATGGGAGATGAGACCCCTAAAACCATTGGCAATCTTTTGGATAATCTGGATGAGTGCTTACAAGAACTTAAGAAAGCTTGA
- a CDS encoding NADH:flavin oxidoreductase/NADH oxidase, which translates to MSKLFEPFCIRSVRFKNRIFLSPMCMYSAEEGFVNEWHLVHLGSRAVGGVSLVMVEATAVSPEGRITPFDSGIWSDRHIEPFIPIVNFISKQGAVAGIQIAHAGRKASTDKPWFGGAPVPPERNGWIPIAPSPIPFDALSPTPMEMTHKDIHRVEEDFARATQRARKAGFQVLEIHMAHGYLLHEFLSPLSNKRTDEFGGSLENRMRFPLIVAKAVRSLWPQELPVFVRISASDWHKEGWDLEQSISFCHRLKEIGIDLIDCSSGGLINVPIPVAPNYQVPFSASIRKQVGIMTGAVGMITDPWQAEGILSENKADCVFLARELLREPYWVLKAANALGVKVSWPSQYLRAKPS; encoded by the coding sequence ATGAGCAAGCTGTTTGAGCCTTTTTGCATCCGTTCCGTCCGTTTTAAAAATAGGATTTTTCTTTCTCCAATGTGTATGTATTCGGCCGAAGAAGGATTTGTAAATGAGTGGCATCTTGTCCATCTAGGTTCAAGAGCTGTAGGAGGAGTGAGTTTAGTGATGGTTGAAGCGACAGCCGTCAGTCCAGAAGGAAGGATTACCCCTTTTGATTCAGGTATTTGGTCTGATAGGCATATCGAGCCTTTTATTCCAATCGTCAATTTTATTTCCAAACAAGGCGCGGTTGCTGGGATACAGATTGCTCATGCAGGCAGAAAGGCTTCCACTGATAAGCCATGGTTTGGAGGGGCTCCAGTTCCTCCTGAAAGAAACGGCTGGATTCCTATAGCCCCAAGCCCTATCCCTTTTGATGCGCTTTCTCCTACCCCCATGGAGATGACGCATAAGGATATCCATAGGGTGGAAGAGGATTTTGCCCGAGCGACACAACGGGCAAGAAAAGCTGGATTCCAAGTTTTGGAAATCCATATGGCTCATGGCTACTTGCTTCATGAATTTCTCTCCCCACTGTCTAATAAGCGGACTGATGAATTTGGAGGAAGTCTAGAAAACAGGATGAGATTTCCTCTTATTGTTGCGAAGGCTGTCCGATCCCTATGGCCTCAAGAACTCCCTGTTTTTGTTCGCATTTCGGCATCTGATTGGCATAAAGAAGGCTGGGATCTAGAGCAGTCAATTTCCTTTTGTCATCGGCTTAAAGAGATTGGAATTGATCTGATCGATTGTTCTAGTGGAGGGCTTATTAATGTCCCTATACCGGTTGCTCCTAACTATCAAGTCCCATTCTCTGCATCGATTCGTAAGCAGGTAGGCATTATGACAGGTGCGGTAGGAATGATCACCGATCCCTGGCAGGCTGAAGGGATTCTTTCTGAAAATAAAGCCGATTGCGTTTTTTTAGCTAGGGAGCTACTCAGAGAGCCTTACTGGGTTTTGAAGGCTGCTAATGCCCTGGGAGTCAAAGTTTCATGGCCCTCCCAGTATTTGCGAGCCAAACCATCGTAA
- the rpe gene encoding ribulose-phosphate 3-epimerase: MKMSPKDIKIAPSILSADFSRLEAHAKEALDAGADWLHIDVMDGHFVPNITIGPLIVEALRNLKKATGTTLDVHLMIENPDRYIPDFVKAGADIITVHVETCPHLHRTVQLIHDLGVRAGVTLNPATPLVSLEEIIWYADLILIMSVNPGFGGQEYIPTSTRKVERLRQMLDAIKSKAWLEIDGGVKPANATEIVRAGADVLVAGSAVFKGNVKENILQLRESIEKAFP; encoded by the coding sequence ATGAAAATGAGTCCTAAAGATATTAAAATTGCTCCTTCTATTTTGTCTGCTGATTTTTCTCGGTTAGAAGCTCATGCGAAAGAAGCATTAGATGCTGGAGCCGATTGGCTCCATATTGATGTAATGGATGGTCATTTTGTTCCAAACATTACAATTGGTCCTTTGATTGTTGAAGCTCTTAGAAATTTAAAAAAAGCGACAGGCACAACGTTGGATGTGCATTTGATGATTGAAAATCCTGATCGCTATATTCCTGATTTTGTCAAAGCGGGCGCTGATATTATAACTGTTCATGTAGAAACTTGTCCTCATTTACATCGGACAGTTCAGTTAATCCATGACTTAGGAGTTAGAGCAGGAGTTACATTGAATCCAGCAACTCCCTTGGTGAGCCTTGAAGAAATTATTTGGTATGCTGATTTGATTCTGATCATGTCGGTAAATCCTGGATTTGGTGGACAGGAGTATATTCCAACTAGTACAAGGAAAGTGGAACGACTCAGGCAGATGCTTGATGCGATAAAATCTAAAGCCTGGCTTGAAATTGATGGAGGGGTTAAACCTGCCAATGCTACTGAAATTGTAAGAGCGGGAGCTGATGTGTTGGTTGCTGGTTCTGCTGTTTTTAAAGGAAATGTCAAAGAAAATATTTTACAACTAAGGGAAAGTATTGAAAAGGCTTTCCCTTGA
- a CDS encoding bifunctional 2-methylcitrate dehydratase/aconitate hydratase: protein MNIEGDQVLEEICSYALHSKDFSVSAIENAYLCFWDALACLLHGVKSEECRWRMTPLFDSPGSCVIPGTLLKADPLNASYAISCAVRWLDYNDAWLAQEWGHPSDNLGGILACTQYMERTTGEKISGLKILEWMIKAHEIQGILSLKNSLNRFGLDHVVFVRVASAAIATSILGGGEKEVMSALSNSFVDGAPLRIYRHAPATGWRKSWAAADAVRRAVWLAFMAIKGEMAYPNVLSLPQWGFSDALLRGAPIVMDRPLSQFVMENVLFKPFPAEYHSQSAIEAALELREEVLPKLEKIRRIEIHTQLPAIRIIHKQGPLHNPADRDHCLEYIVAIALLYGKVTQDLYEDEVARDPRIDALRKKMVTIEDKAYTSDYYDPEKMAVPNAIQVFFEDGTATIKKEILYPLGHPKRRNEFQKVLLQKIENSLDHLFSEERKKQILDLYLSKEKFFSKSSSELASLFVPDI, encoded by the coding sequence ATGAACATTGAAGGTGATCAGGTATTGGAAGAAATTTGTAGCTATGCTCTACATAGCAAAGATTTTAGTGTCAGTGCTATTGAAAATGCCTATCTTTGCTTTTGGGATGCTCTAGCTTGTTTGTTGCATGGGGTTAAATCTGAGGAATGTCGCTGGAGAATGACCCCACTTTTTGATTCCCCTGGAAGCTGTGTCATTCCAGGGACTTTGCTTAAGGCTGATCCCCTCAATGCTTCCTATGCTATTAGCTGCGCAGTCCGTTGGCTTGATTATAATGATGCTTGGTTGGCTCAAGAATGGGGGCATCCTTCCGATAATTTGGGTGGAATTTTAGCATGCACCCAGTACATGGAGAGGACTACAGGGGAAAAGATAAGTGGGTTGAAAATACTGGAATGGATGATCAAAGCTCACGAAATCCAAGGGATCCTTTCCCTAAAAAACTCTTTGAATCGTTTTGGCTTAGACCATGTTGTCTTTGTTCGCGTGGCTTCGGCAGCCATCGCAACATCCATCCTTGGGGGAGGAGAAAAAGAAGTAATGAGTGCATTAAGCAACAGTTTTGTGGATGGAGCTCCCTTAAGAATTTATCGACATGCACCGGCTACTGGATGGAGAAAGTCTTGGGCAGCAGCAGATGCTGTCCGAAGAGCGGTATGGTTAGCGTTTATGGCAATCAAAGGGGAAATGGCTTATCCCAATGTGCTGTCTCTTCCTCAATGGGGATTTTCAGATGCTCTGCTAAGAGGAGCACCCATCGTTATGGATAGACCGCTTTCGCAGTTTGTCATGGAAAATGTTCTTTTCAAACCTTTTCCAGCAGAATATCATTCCCAGAGTGCAATAGAAGCAGCTTTGGAACTTAGAGAAGAAGTTCTTCCTAAACTTGAAAAAATACGTCGGATTGAGATTCATACACAGTTGCCGGCGATCAGAATTATTCATAAGCAGGGTCCTCTTCACAATCCAGCTGATCGTGATCACTGTTTGGAATACATTGTAGCCATCGCGCTGTTGTACGGCAAAGTGACGCAAGATCTATACGAAGATGAGGTGGCAAGAGATCCGCGGATTGATGCGCTAAGAAAAAAAATGGTAACTATTGAGGATAAGGCCTATACCTCCGATTATTATGATCCAGAAAAGATGGCTGTTCCTAATGCAATACAAGTGTTTTTTGAAGATGGCACTGCAACGATAAAAAAAGAGATTCTTTATCCCCTTGGCCATCCTAAAAGGAGAAATGAATTTCAAAAGGTATTGTTGCAGAAGATAGAAAATTCTTTGGATCATCTTTTTTCGGAAGAAAGAAAAAAACAAATTCTTGATCTTTATCTTAGTAAAGAAAAGTTTTTTAGCAAAAGTTCATCTGAACTGGCTTCTTTATTTGTTCCTGATATCTAG
- a CDS encoding selenium-binding protein SBP56-related protein has product MMNWTIDPTFYPSARLAMDAPPEKLAYVVAFNPKALSSDHSTKERGDVLAVIDVDPDSKSYSQILSLLEMPYSGDELHHYGWNACSSALCPNALYPQLERRYLIVPGLRSSRIYIIDTKPDPKFPSISKIIEPETLMKRTGYSRPHTVHCGPDGIYISALGNNKGEGPGGIFVMDHFSFEPLGMWEIDRGPQYYAYDFWWHINQDILLSSEWGTPPMIENGVVGSLLMDGQYGHSLHVWDLRKRKHLKALDLGNEYQMALEVRPAHDPRKLYGFLGVVISRKDLSASVWLWFKEKNDWQIKKVIEIPALKANPEALPSLLQPFGMVPPLVTDIDLSLDDKYLYVSCWGTGELHKYDVSDPFHPVLEGCIKIGGIVARTPHPKAPQKPLLGGPQMVEISRDGKRIYLTNSLYWAWDEQFYPAGIEGWLVKIKAESFELEKDFFVEFPGFRPHQVRLQGGDSSTDSFCFP; this is encoded by the coding sequence ATTATGAACTGGACTATAGATCCTACATTTTATCCCTCTGCAAGGTTGGCAATGGATGCTCCACCAGAAAAACTTGCTTATGTAGTTGCTTTTAATCCTAAAGCTCTATCTTCAGATCATTCGACTAAAGAAAGAGGAGATGTGTTGGCTGTGATCGATGTGGATCCAGATTCTAAAAGTTACTCTCAAATTCTTAGCTTGTTGGAAATGCCTTACAGCGGTGATGAATTGCATCATTATGGTTGGAATGCTTGTAGCAGTGCCCTTTGTCCAAATGCTCTCTATCCGCAGCTTGAGAGAAGGTATCTTATAGTACCTGGATTAAGATCTTCCCGCATTTATATCATCGATACAAAACCTGACCCAAAGTTCCCATCGATTTCCAAGATTATAGAGCCAGAAACATTAATGAAGAGGACTGGATATTCCCGACCTCACACTGTCCATTGTGGGCCTGATGGGATTTACATTAGTGCTTTAGGCAACAATAAAGGAGAGGGGCCTGGAGGAATTTTTGTTATGGATCATTTTTCTTTTGAGCCTTTAGGCATGTGGGAAATAGACAGAGGGCCTCAATATTATGCTTATGATTTTTGGTGGCATATCAACCAGGATATTCTCTTGAGTAGTGAATGGGGCACTCCACCAATGATAGAAAATGGGGTTGTGGGCAGCCTTCTAATGGATGGTCAATATGGTCACAGCCTTCATGTTTGGGATTTGAGAAAAAGAAAGCATTTAAAAGCTTTAGATTTAGGAAATGAATACCAAATGGCTTTGGAAGTAAGACCTGCACATGATCCTAGAAAGCTCTATGGATTTTTGGGAGTAGTAATTTCTAGGAAAGATCTATCCGCTTCCGTGTGGTTATGGTTTAAAGAAAAAAACGATTGGCAGATTAAAAAAGTAATCGAAATTCCAGCTTTAAAAGCCAACCCTGAAGCGCTCCCCTCTCTCTTACAACCCTTTGGTATGGTACCTCCTTTGGTGACAGACATCGATCTTTCTCTAGATGATAAATATCTTTATGTTTCCTGCTGGGGAACTGGGGAACTGCATAAGTATGATGTCAGCGATCCTTTTCATCCTGTTCTTGAAGGGTGTATTAAAATTGGAGGGATTGTTGCCAGAACACCGCATCCAAAAGCACCGCAAAAGCCACTTCTTGGTGGTCCTCAAATGGTAGAAATCAGTCGAGATGGTAAAAGAATTTATCTGACTAATTCTCTTTACTGGGCTTGGGATGAACAGTTTTATCCAGCGGGAATAGAAGGTTGGTTAGTAAAGATTAAGGCGGAAAGCTTTGAGTTAGAAAAGGATTTCTTTGTGGAATTCCCTGGATTTAGGCCTCATCAAGTCCGGCTGCAAGGTGGTGATTCTTCGACAGATTCTTTTTGTTTTCCATGA
- a CDS encoding MIP/aquaporin family protein: MNKYIVEFIGTFFLVLTIGCTVLGSGGIPPLAIGSALMVMIFSGGHISGGHFNPAVTLGVWLRGRCHSKDVLPYMFSQFLGALAAAQLVRLFRKPPSTPLSIDLLPAFAAEFLFSFALVFVVLNVATAKGTAGNSFYGLAIGMTVMVGAFAVGDISGGVFNPAVALSICSLGLVAIKNLWLYLIADFLGGFVAAQTFKIVSKEDAA; encoded by the coding sequence ATGAATAAGTACATCGTTGAATTTATAGGAACCTTTTTTCTTGTTCTAACTATTGGGTGCACTGTCTTAGGCAGCGGTGGAATCCCACCCTTAGCAATCGGTTCGGCTTTAATGGTTATGATTTTTTCAGGAGGACATATTTCTGGAGGCCATTTCAATCCAGCAGTTACTCTTGGCGTATGGTTACGTGGCCGATGCCATTCAAAAGATGTCCTCCCCTATATGTTTTCACAGTTTCTTGGAGCTTTAGCCGCTGCACAGCTTGTTAGGCTTTTTAGAAAGCCTCCATCCACGCCACTGTCTATTGATTTGCTTCCGGCATTTGCAGCAGAATTCCTTTTTAGTTTTGCCCTAGTATTCGTAGTTCTCAATGTTGCTACAGCAAAGGGAACGGCCGGAAATTCCTTTTATGGACTCGCCATCGGGATGACCGTGATGGTTGGTGCTTTTGCTGTGGGAGACATTTCGGGAGGGGTATTCAATCCTGCAGTAGCCCTGAGTATTTGTTCTCTGGGCCTTGTGGCAATCAAAAACCTCTGGTTATATCTGATTGCTGATTTCCTAGGCGGTTTTGTGGCTGCTCAAACTTTTAAGATCGTAAGCAAGGAAGACGCTGCCTAA
- a CDS encoding alkaline phosphatase D family protein gives MFYKVFLFCLFNCVSLSLFGEKTEGNFFPYGVASGDPTTNSVILWSRIESSIPRIDVQYEVALDPEFKKPVTSGIVSTSPEIDYTLKKEVQGLEPAKIYYYRWSWNGHFSPIGRTKTLPLKAEKIRIAIASCQHFGAGFYTAYKYMLQDNPDFIIHLGDWIYEFPVYGTVCARPDPVGIAVDLATYRAKHRLYRTDPDLQEALRNFPLVVIWDDHEVQNDYAGRALSFYNPERMKAAYQAFFEYLPIRQQKEWKLYRSFKIGNLLECFLTDGRQYREEDVWHPAVHAPVEATMQASAPGRSMLGSEQRNWLLESLKLSHAQWKFIASGDMMMDIKLEGKPINLDQWDGFAWERKEILKTIRDNQIRNVVVLSGDSHVFSFGKLLLDGEEIACEIGTAGISSPAGKIEGKEKILKENPHILFNDTEHRGYVLVEITPSGCSGYFYGISTVLNNKGERLLLKEIHIPSRF, from the coding sequence ATGTTTTATAAAGTCTTTCTATTTTGTCTTTTTAATTGTGTTTCTCTTTCTCTATTTGGAGAAAAAACCGAAGGCAATTTTTTCCCCTATGGTGTTGCCAGTGGTGATCCCACCACAAACTCTGTTATCCTTTGGAGCCGAATTGAAAGTTCGATTCCTAGAATTGATGTTCAGTATGAAGTCGCACTGGATCCTGAATTTAAAAAACCTGTAACCAGTGGTATTGTTTCAACTTCTCCTGAAATCGATTATACCTTAAAAAAAGAGGTGCAAGGCCTCGAACCTGCAAAGATCTATTATTACCGTTGGTCTTGGAATGGGCATTTTAGTCCGATAGGAAGAACAAAAACATTGCCGCTAAAAGCTGAAAAGATACGAATAGCTATTGCCAGCTGTCAGCATTTCGGAGCGGGATTTTATACAGCCTATAAGTACATGCTACAAGACAATCCTGATTTTATTATTCATCTGGGTGATTGGATCTATGAATTTCCGGTGTATGGAACGGTTTGCGCTAGGCCAGATCCAGTAGGTATAGCTGTTGATCTTGCCACCTACCGAGCAAAACACAGGCTTTATCGGACTGATCCTGATCTTCAGGAAGCCTTAAGAAATTTTCCTCTAGTTGTCATATGGGACGACCATGAGGTGCAAAATGATTATGCTGGAAGAGCTCTATCATTCTATAACCCCGAACGGATGAAAGCAGCTTATCAAGCTTTTTTTGAATATTTACCTATTCGACAACAAAAAGAATGGAAACTTTACCGGTCTTTTAAAATCGGTAATCTTCTAGAGTGTTTTCTTACAGATGGCAGACAATATCGAGAAGAAGACGTGTGGCATCCTGCCGTCCATGCCCCCGTTGAAGCGACGATGCAGGCATCGGCACCTGGCAGATCGATGCTTGGATCCGAACAAAGAAATTGGCTCCTTGAATCTTTGAAATTAAGCCATGCTCAATGGAAATTTATTGCTAGTGGAGATATGATGATGGATATCAAACTAGAAGGCAAGCCCATAAACTTAGATCAATGGGATGGATTCGCATGGGAACGGAAAGAGATTTTAAAGACAATACGGGACAATCAGATCCGTAATGTTGTTGTACTAAGTGGGGATAGTCATGTGTTCTCTTTTGGCAAACTACTACTTGATGGAGAGGAAATAGCCTGCGAAATTGGAACCGCAGGAATTTCTTCCCCGGCCGGCAAAATCGAAGGCAAAGAGAAAATTCTTAAAGAGAACCCTCATATTCTTTTTAACGATACCGAGCATCGCGGTTATGTGTTAGTAGAAATAACCCCTAGTGGTTGTAGCGGCTATTTTTATGGAATAAGCACTGTACTAAATAATAAGGGTGAAAGATTACTTCTTAAAGAAATCCACATTCCTAGTCGTTTTTAA